A single Arcobacter sp. FWKO B DNA region contains:
- a CDS encoding GspE/PulE family protein: MPHKDHKKIGELLQGLGFITAKQIEVALKAQIASTKFFGEILEDLDFVTSEEVAQALASQYQVEYINLSTIIPSKEALKAIEEDFALSKSILPFKVEDDFIYVATWDPNDLGVEDLIVRTTGKKVKFFMSPKSTIAYYVQLYYYQLSNPLEDKIINIIKSVLNGENANIVELLDLFIKNGIKDRATDIHISPEEELSHVFFRIDGVLKHYYSYPISMHQEIISRVKILSSLNIAELRLPQDGGMVYDFLGKHYDLRISTLPTYSGENLVVRILSQSGILFNISSLGFSDDIGSRIERIFQKPYGLVLVVGPTGSGKTTTLYSALRKINSLEKNVLTIEDPIEYRFAFIRQTQVNEKAGYSYANALKTFMRQDPDVILLGEIRDSDTAQLALRASVTGHLVLSTLHTNDAPSTIARLHDLGVQSFMIASSLLGIIAQRLIRKLCDECKNEVVIDKSELLKYKYKKEDIDTIPTDKVTIYEKVGCPSCNHRGYLGRSVIVEFLEVDDEIKEMIVKGNTTYDIEKVALSKGMTSFKTDGLRRVLEGITTLEEIDRVII; encoded by the coding sequence ATGCCCCATAAAGATCACAAGAAAATCGGAGAATTACTTCAAGGGTTAGGATTTATCACAGCAAAACAAATTGAAGTTGCACTAAAAGCTCAAATTGCAAGTACGAAGTTTTTTGGGGAAATATTGGAAGATTTGGACTTTGTGACATCTGAAGAGGTGGCTCAAGCTTTAGCTTCTCAATACCAAGTGGAATATATAAATTTATCAACTATTATACCATCTAAAGAGGCTTTAAAAGCTATTGAAGAAGATTTTGCATTGTCTAAGTCTATTTTGCCTTTTAAAGTAGAGGATGACTTTATATATGTTGCTACTTGGGATCCTAATGACTTGGGAGTTGAAGATTTAATTGTAAGAACTACAGGTAAAAAAGTCAAGTTCTTTATGAGTCCAAAAAGCACTATTGCATACTATGTACAGCTTTATTACTATCAGTTGAGTAATCCTTTGGAAGATAAAATTATCAATATAATCAAATCTGTACTTAATGGAGAAAATGCAAATATTGTTGAATTGTTAGACCTTTTTATAAAAAATGGGATCAAAGATAGAGCGACTGATATTCATATTTCGCCAGAAGAAGAGTTAAGTCATGTGTTTTTTAGAATAGATGGTGTTTTAAAACACTACTATTCGTATCCTATATCGATGCATCAAGAGATAATATCCCGTGTAAAAATACTAAGTTCATTAAATATTGCTGAACTTAGACTTCCACAAGATGGTGGTATGGTTTATGACTTTTTAGGTAAACACTATGATCTTAGGATATCTACTCTTCCTACATATTCTGGTGAAAACTTAGTAGTGAGGATTTTATCCCAAAGTGGAATATTGTTTAATATCTCTTCACTAGGTTTTAGTGATGATATAGGTTCAAGAATAGAAAGGATATTTCAAAAGCCATATGGACTTGTACTTGTTGTTGGACCTACAGGGAGTGGTAAAACTACTACACTTTACTCAGCACTAAGAAAAATCAACTCTTTGGAAAAAAATGTACTAACAATAGAAGATCCAATAGAGTATAGATTTGCATTTATAAGACAAACACAAGTAAATGAGAAAGCAGGATATAGTTATGCAAATGCATTAAAAACATTTATGAGACAAGATCCAGATGTGATACTTCTTGGTGAGATTAGAGATAGTGATACAGCTCAACTTGCTCTTAGAGCTTCAGTTACAGGGCATCTTGTACTTTCAACTCTACATACAAATGATGCACCTAGCACTATAGCAAGACTTCATGACCTTGGTGTACAATCTTTTATGATAGCTTCAAGTTTGCTTGGAATTATAGCTCAAAGACTTATTAGAAAGCTTTGTGATGAGTGCAAAAATGAGGTAGTTATTGATAAAAGTGAATTGTTGAAATATAAATATAAAAAAGAAGATATTGATACTATTCCAACAGATAAAGTAACTATTTATGAAAAAGTAGGATGTCCAAGTTGTAACCATAGGGGTTATCTAGGTAGAAGTGTTATTGTAGAGTTTTTGGAAGTTGATGATGAAATAAAAGAGATGATAGTAAAAGGCAATACTACTTATGATATTGAAAAAGTTGCACTCTCTAAAGGGATGACATCATTTAAAACAGATGGGCTAAGAAGAGTTTTAGAAGGTATTACGACTTTAGAAGAGATTGATAGGGTTATAATTTAA
- a CDS encoding PT domain-containing protein, with product MANVAKITDIRGLVTLDSGEEILRDRDVISDNGGLLTIREFARILFDNGRSIDVQGPATIRLDENFFQTGTYDILDSQINDNDFTQTVIDGVVDASLDTQLVDAFDVNADVDTEQLDTDMSGRNIQGNDLEANLGGINTTTATAETTQTFATAPTETPIQTSTETPTETPTEEVTEAPTEEVTEQPTEVPTEAVTEAPTEIPTEEVTEQPTEEVTEAPTETPTEEVTETPTEVPTEEVTEQPTEEVTETPTEIPTEEVTEVPTEEVTETPTETPTEEVTETPTETPTEEVTETPTEVPTEEVTEQPTEVPTEAVTEAPTEIPTEEVTEQPTEVPTEEVTEQPTEEVTETPTETPTEEVTEQPTEEVTEAPTETPTEEVTETPTEVPTEEVTEQPTEEVTETPTEVPTEEVTEQPTETPTEEVTETPTEVPTEEVTETPTEEVTEQPTEEVTEAPTEEVTETPTEVPTEEVTETPTEVPTEEVTEVPTEAPTETPTEEVTEQPTEEVTEAPTEVPTEEVTETPTEVPTEEVTEVPTEAPTEEVTEVPTEEVTETPTEVPTEAVTEAPTETPTEVPTEEVTQSPVESQPLPHGISHVKYYLSDGTTLKIDEYQGDVKDPSDPEKFINAIEAQTGLTVESYVIKAGTEVYTQTGEHLGGFNNSNDTSDPLSNKATITKLYSDFDLSEEIDDSASMPVLSMSIEESVSYEVVADVPTKEVVVGQEVDIDANSANGIVEVDGKFYQTSEPITISSDDKVILNNGNSGGLIKNIVGKVKAVIGKVFGRDDDTSQDNGYTIDLDGNTANTITVDVKITGNTSGEVRFYDANGNEVGSSKLQDGTNTYEAQGNFASVVIVSTGISAIHIDGYSLEATPPMVEVEPIMKDVIETVIDEDALSAMGAVLHEGEWSIPTFTYSVNVNAGLSDTDGSEVLSDVSLSGLPEGVQSTVSVDEDGNAVVSFSTSPAPMPNEELSSITASVTSTELGSGDTATITVNQDGVIEMPNSTNTLNILDSGEVVLDLDSIENLEVIDMTQGEQNNLTLNLSDMLQDKSSGMLTILGDSDDKVTIEGDTQGWEKSSTTDETGNCFDVLSNGNLTIMLECGLMDNNNSFGGGEQ from the coding sequence ATGGCAAATGTGGCAAAAATAACAGATATAAGAGGTTTGGTGACCTTAGATAGTGGTGAAGAAATTTTAAGAGATAGGGATGTTATCTCTGATAATGGTGGTTTACTTACTATTAGAGAGTTTGCTAGGATACTATTTGATAATGGAAGAAGTATAGATGTTCAAGGACCAGCCACAATAAGACTTGATGAAAATTTCTTTCAAACTGGCACTTATGACATTTTGGATAGCCAAATAAATGATAATGATTTTACACAAACAGTAATTGATGGTGTTGTTGATGCTTCACTAGATACTCAGTTAGTTGATGCATTTGATGTTAATGCAGATGTTGATACAGAGCAGTTAGATACTGATATGAGTGGCAGAAATATACAAGGTAATGATCTTGAAGCTAATTTAGGTGGAATCAATACTACAACAGCTACGGCTGAAACTACACAAACTTTTGCAACAGCACCGACAGAAACTCCAATTCAAACTTCAACGGAAACTCCAACTGAAACTCCAACTGAAGAAGTTACAGAAGCTCCAACAGAAGAAGTGACTGAACAGCCAACTGAAGTACCGACAGAAGCAGTTACAGAAGCTCCGACTGAAATACCAACAGAAGAAGTTACTGAACAACCAACTGAGGAAGTGACTGAAGCTCCAACAGAGACTCCAACTGAGGAAGTGACTGAAACACCAACAGAAGTGCCAACTGAAGAAGTGACTGAACAACCGACTGAAGAAGTTACAGAAACACCAACAGAAATACCAACAGAAGAAGTGACTGAAGTACCAACTGAGGAAGTGACAGAAACACCGACTGAAACTCCAACAGAAGAAGTTACAGAAACACCAACAGAAACACCAACAGAAGAAGTGACTGAAACTCCAACTGAAGTACCAACAGAAGAAGTGACTGAACAACCAACTGAAGTACCGACAGAAGCAGTTACAGAAGCTCCGACTGAAATACCAACAGAAGAAGTTACTGAACAACCAACTGAAGTACCGACTGAAGAAGTGACTGAACAGCCAACTGAAGAAGTTACAGAAACACCGACTGAAACTCCAACAGAAGAAGTGACTGAACAACCAACTGAGGAAGTGACTGAAGCTCCAACAGAAACTCCAACTGAGGAAGTGACTGAAACACCAACAGAAGTGCCAACTGAAGAAGTGACTGAACAACCAACTGAAGAAGTTACAGAAACACCGACTGAAGTACCAACTGAGGAAGTGACAGAACAACCAACTGAAACTCCAACTGAAGAAGTTACAGAAACTCCGACTGAAGTACCGACTGAGGAAGTGACAGAAACTCCAACAGAAGAAGTTACTGAACAGCCAACAGAAGAGGTTACAGAAGCTCCGACTGAAGAAGTTACAGAAACTCCGACAGAAGTACCGACTGAGGAAGTGACTGAAACACCAACAGAAGTGCCAACTGAAGAGGTTACAGAAGTGCCGACAGAAGCTCCAACAGAAACTCCAACAGAAGAAGTGACTGAACAACCAACTGAAGAAGTTACAGAAGCTCCAACTGAAGTACCGACTGAAGAAGTGACTGAAACTCCAACAGAAGTGCCAACTGAAGAGGTTACAGAAGTGCCGACAGAAGCTCCAACAGAAGAAGTGACTGAAGTACCAACTGAGGAAGTGACTGAAACACCAACAGAAGTACCGACAGAAGCAGTTACAGAAGCTCCAACAGAAACTCCAACTGAAGTACCAACTGAAGAAGTTACTCAATCACCAGTAGAGTCTCAACCATTACCACATGGTATATCACATGTGAAATATTATTTAAGTGATGGTACGACATTAAAAATTGATGAATATCAAGGTGATGTAAAAGATCCTTCCGACCCAGAAAAATTCATAAATGCTATTGAGGCACAAACTGGATTGACAGTAGAAAGTTATGTTATAAAAGCGGGTACAGAAGTTTACACACAAACAGGTGAACATTTAGGTGGGTTTAATAATAGTAATGATACATCAGATCCTTTAAGCAATAAAGCTACTATAACAAAACTTTATAGTGATTTTGACTTAAGTGAGGAGATAGATGATAGTGCTTCTATGCCAGTATTGTCTATGTCAATAGAAGAGAGTGTATCTTATGAAGTAGTTGCAGATGTTCCTACAAAAGAAGTTGTTGTTGGTCAAGAAGTTGATATAGATGCAAATAGTGCTAATGGTATAGTTGAGGTTGATGGCAAATTTTATCAAACTAGTGAGCCTATAACAATCAGTAGCGACGACAAAGTTATACTAAACAACGGAAATAGTGGTGGTTTAATAAAAAATATTGTTGGAAAAGTAAAAGCTGTAATTGGTAAAGTATTTGGTAGAGATGATGATACATCTCAGGATAATGGCTATACTATTGATTTAGATGGCAATACTGCAAATACAATTACTGTTGATGTAAAAATAACTGGTAACACATCAGGGGAAGTTAGATTTTATGATGCAAATGGAAATGAAGTAGGTAGTTCAAAACTTCAAGATGGTACAAATACTTATGAAGCACAAGGAAATTTTGCAAGTGTAGTTATAGTTTCAACTGGAATTTCAGCTATCCATATTGATGGGTATTCATTGGAAGCTACTCCTCCTATGGTTGAGGTTGAACCAATAATGAAAGATGTAATTGAAACTGTAATTGATGAAGATGCATTATCTGCAATGGGAGCAGTTTTACATGAGGGTGAATGGTCAATTCCTACATTCACTTATAGTGTAAATGTAAATGCTGGATTAAGTGATACGGATGGTAGTGAGGTATTATCTGATGTGTCATTGAGTGGTTTACCTGAAGGTGTACAAAGCACGGTTTCAGTAGATGAAGATGGTAATGCAGTAGTAAGCTTTAGTACATCACCAGCACCTATGCCAAATGAAGAGTTATCTTCAATAACAGCTAGTGTTACATCTACAGAGTTAGGTAGTGGAGATACAGCAACAATTACTGTAAATCAAGACGGTGTTATAGAAATGCCAAATTCTACAAATACTTTAAATATTCTTGATAGTGGAGAGGTTGTTCTTGATTTAGATAGTATAGAAAATCTTGAAGTTATAGATATGACGCAAGGTGAGCAAAATAATCTTACTCTAAACTTGAGTGATATGTTACAAGATAAGTCATCAGGTATGCTGACAATACTAGGTGATAGTGATGATAAAGTTACAATAGAAGGTGATACTCAAGGTTGGGAAAAATCATCTACAACGGACGAAACTGGAAATTGTTTTGATGTATTATCAAATGGCAATCTTACTATTATGCTTGAATGTGGCTTAATGGATAATAACAATTCTTTTGGTGGTGGAGAGCAGTAA
- a CDS encoding type II secretion system F family protein, which yields MYFFVKQIDESGNEKRAIIEASSIDDLFTKAQNENKVLLDIKEVPAYFNWTLGNFIKKRVSKEEVIELLKNLYTIVKSGVPLYDGIKDMALDVQNKDLAYVMKDIASNISTGTSLSKAMRKYEYIFTPLIIGLIVIGEKTGELEETLKRGAEFLEKIENLKKKATQALIYPSFAITAIIVAMLVWMIYVLPQIIALFQSMNIVMPPITLAFISSSDYLQKYGLEVLSVFVGIFILIRYAVKHSYIARYNFHKLLLKIPIISSLQKNFNIAFICEYLRLSINSGLPIFDAMHVLQNNIQNEVYKKNIAEAILKIEKGEQLSLALKDTNLYSPFSIRMLSVGEQTGDIDRQLKEISSYHYEKVDYMAENITKIIEPALMVIVGAFMGTIMLALLGPIYDLIGQVG from the coding sequence ATGTACTTTTTTGTCAAACAAATAGATGAAAGTGGCAATGAAAAAAGAGCTATAATAGAAGCAAGTAGTATTGATGATCTTTTTACAAAAGCTCAAAATGAAAATAAAGTATTATTAGATATCAAAGAAGTACCTGCTTATTTTAATTGGACTCTTGGTAATTTTATAAAAAAAAGGGTAAGTAAAGAAGAGGTAATAGAACTTTTAAAAAATTTATATACCATAGTCAAATCTGGAGTGCCACTCTATGATGGTATAAAAGATATGGCTTTAGATGTGCAAAATAAAGATTTGGCATATGTTATGAAAGACATTGCATCAAATATAAGTACTGGAACATCACTTTCAAAGGCTATGAGAAAATATGAGTATATTTTCACCCCTTTAATAATAGGGCTTATTGTAATAGGTGAAAAAACAGGAGAATTAGAAGAAACTCTAAAAAGAGGTGCTGAGTTTTTAGAAAAGATTGAAAATCTTAAGAAAAAAGCAACACAAGCTTTAATTTATCCATCATTTGCAATTACTGCTATAATTGTAGCTATGCTTGTGTGGATGATATATGTATTACCTCAAATCATTGCTCTTTTTCAAAGTATGAATATTGTTATGCCTCCAATAACTTTGGCATTTATTTCATCATCTGATTATTTACAAAAGTATGGTTTAGAAGTTTTAAGTGTTTTTGTTGGGATTTTTATATTAATCAGATATGCGGTAAAACACTCATATATAGCAAGATATAATTTTCATAAATTATTACTAAAAATTCCTATTATCTCATCATTGCAAAAAAACTTTAATATCGCATTTATTTGTGAATATCTAAGACTTTCTATCAATTCTGGGCTTCCCATATTTGATGCTATGCATGTTTTACAAAACAATATACAAAATGAAGTATATAAAAAAAATATAGCAGAAGCTATATTAAAGATAGAAAAAGGGGAGCAACTATCCCTTGCTTTAAAAGATACAAATCTTTATTCACCATTTTCTATTAGGATGCTTTCTGTAGGAGAACAAACTGGTGATATAGATAGACAACTAAAAGAAATTTCAAGTTATCACTATGAAAAAGTAGATTATATGGCTGAAAATATAACAAAAATCATAGAACCAGCTCTTATGGTAATAGTTGGTGCATTTATGGGAACTA
- a CDS encoding type I secretion system permease/ATPase, whose protein sequence is MHHITFGEVVVKEYKDDPILDCLAIFCKMSGRPYSKESLIAGLPVEEGKNTPILFSKYSSKSLFSRAASKAGFKTKVLKTKLQDINPLVLPCILLLNGKTPQDELRACILLGFDDEMANARILLPEAEDVESLVSLDELNKYYYGFAILLKRELRFDDKQTAIGGVKESHWLWGTMKIVRDTYRDVIIASLLINLFVLATPLFTMNVYDRVIPNDAKDTLWILAIGVIIVYGIDVALKFLRTFFLETAGKKTDIIASSLIFERVLDLKMSSMPSSVGSMANILKEFESIRAFITASTISLLIDLPFIIIFLIAIYYIGGILVIVPVVIILFIILYTYYAKEKLQNSIKDSYEAASLKNGVLIESLSSIETLKSLGATGYSQWKWEEATSQIADKSISSKTISASITTVTAFLLQLNTVAIIILGTYMIGEKELSMGALIAVVIISSRAISPMGQVASLLSTFHHTKVSYKALDDIMNMPVEHPQGKKFVARPEYRGNVEFKSVSFSYPNSDKSTLNNVSFKISEGEHVAIIGKIGSGKSTVHKLLLSLYVPNEGAILIDNIDIKQLDPTELRKNIAYVSQDVLLFNGTVKENIVYRLPYIDDDKIIKAAEISGVMDFVNKHPKGFDMPVGERGALLSGGQRQSIAIARAILQDYPIVLLDEPTSAMDSSTEARFIKNIKEYLSDKTMILVTHKTTLLDLADRIIVMDDGQVALDGKKEEVVKKLSGK, encoded by the coding sequence ATGCATCATATTACATTTGGTGAGGTAGTAGTAAAAGAGTACAAAGACGATCCAATATTGGATTGTTTGGCTATTTTTTGTAAAATGAGTGGAAGACCATATTCAAAAGAGTCTTTGATTGCTGGTTTGCCAGTGGAAGAAGGTAAGAATACCCCTATTTTATTTTCTAAATACAGTTCAAAATCACTTTTTTCAAGAGCTGCATCAAAAGCTGGTTTTAAAACAAAAGTATTAAAAACAAAACTTCAAGATATCAATCCATTGGTTTTACCTTGTATTCTCCTTTTAAATGGTAAGACACCACAAGATGAGCTTAGAGCTTGTATATTGCTTGGTTTTGATGATGAAATGGCAAATGCAAGGATTTTATTGCCTGAGGCTGAGGATGTTGAGAGTCTTGTTAGTTTAGATGAGCTAAATAAATATTATTATGGTTTTGCAATTTTATTAAAAAGAGAACTAAGATTTGATGATAAGCAAACAGCTATTGGTGGGGTAAAAGAAAGTCATTGGCTTTGGGGAACTATGAAAATAGTAAGAGATACCTATAGAGATGTTATTATAGCCTCTTTACTTATTAACCTTTTTGTTTTGGCAACACCACTTTTTACTATGAATGTATATGATAGAGTTATACCAAATGATGCAAAAGATACTTTGTGGATACTTGCTATTGGGGTCATTATTGTTTATGGAATTGATGTTGCTCTTAAATTTTTGAGAACTTTTTTTCTTGAAACTGCTGGTAAAAAGACAGATATTATAGCATCTTCACTTATCTTTGAGAGGGTTCTTGATCTAAAAATGTCATCAATGCCTAGTTCTGTAGGTTCTATGGCAAATATTTTAAAGGAATTTGAGAGTATAAGAGCTTTTATTACAGCTTCAACAATATCTTTACTAATAGATTTACCTTTTATTATAATATTTTTGATTGCTATTTATTATATTGGTGGGATTTTGGTTATAGTTCCAGTTGTAATAATTTTATTTATAATTTTATATACTTATTATGCAAAAGAAAAATTACAAAATAGTATCAAAGATTCATATGAAGCTGCTTCTTTAAAAAATGGTGTTTTAATTGAGTCACTATCTTCTATAGAAACATTAAAATCTCTTGGTGCAACAGGATATTCTCAATGGAAATGGGAAGAAGCAACTTCACAAATTGCAGATAAGAGTATTTCTTCTAAAACTATTTCAGCTTCAATTACAACTGTGACAGCATTTTTGCTACAGTTAAATACAGTTGCTATAATCATATTAGGTACATATATGATAGGGGAAAAAGAGTTGTCGATGGGAGCTTTAATAGCTGTTGTTATTATTTCTTCAAGGGCTATTTCACCTATGGGGCAAGTTGCAAGTTTACTGTCCACATTTCACCATACAAAAGTTTCTTACAAGGCGTTAGATGATATAATGAATATGCCTGTAGAGCATCCTCAAGGGAAGAAATTTGTTGCTAGACCTGAATATAGAGGTAATGTTGAATTTAAAAGCGTTAGCTTTAGTTATCCTAATTCTGATAAGTCAACATTAAATAATGTATCATTTAAGATAAGTGAAGGTGAACATGTTGCTATTATTGGCAAAATAGGCTCTGGAAAATCAACTGTTCATAAGTTGCTTTTATCGCTTTATGTTCCTAATGAAGGGGCTATTCTTATTGATAATATAGATATTAAACAACTTGATCCTACTGAGCTTAGAAAGAATATAGCATATGTTTCTCAAGATGTTTTACTCTTTAATGGTACTGTTAAAGAAAATATTGTTTATAGATTACCATATATTGATGATGATAAGATAATAAAAGCTGCTGAAATAAGTGGTGTGATGGATTTTGTTAATAAACATCCAAAGGGCTTTGATATGCCTGTTGGAGAAAGAGGTGCACTTCTTTCTGGTGGACAAAGACAAAGTATAGCTATCGCAAGAGCAATTTTACAAGATTATCCTATAGTTTTACTAGATGAGCCTACTAGTGCTATGGACTCATCAACTGAAGCTAGATTTATCAAAAATATAAAAGAGTATTTAAGTGATAAAACTATGATTTTAGTCACTCATAAAACTACATTACTAGACCTTGCTGATCGTATAATAGTAATGGATGATGGACAAGTGGCATTAGATGGTAAAAAAGAAGAAGTTGTAAAAAAACTTAGCGGAAAATAG
- a CDS encoding GlcNAc-transferase family protein has product MTIFVSLASYIDEELFFTLKDCIQKAKFPNNIFFGVVDQNINSQKNFVDELEFSKQVRYVYVDYLETFGVCWARNIAFSLYNSEDFLLQIDSHTLFEQDWDEQLISLYNQLKDKSPKPIISTYPYGFTFDENHIPQHKPQLNKTALCLKVHPDTTLSQESCILRFRAEHIFSKEPINGYHLAGGFIFTSGKFIDEVPYDPFLYFHGEEQSLAIRAYTRGWDIYHPVHIPLYHLYKKANTEYTNHHWHKDTEKKRVLNYAHLKQRAIKRLNKIFYGDGMKESHYGLGNIRSLDEFIDFSGIDYKNKLIIKKK; this is encoded by the coding sequence TTGACCATTTTTGTTAGTTTAGCTTCTTATATAGATGAAGAATTGTTTTTTACACTAAAAGATTGTATTCAAAAAGCAAAGTTTCCAAATAATATTTTTTTTGGTGTTGTTGATCAAAATATAAATTCTCAAAAAAACTTTGTAGATGAATTAGAATTTTCAAAACAGGTTAGATATGTATATGTTGATTATCTTGAAACTTTTGGTGTATGTTGGGCTAGAAATATTGCTTTTTCCCTTTATAATAGTGAAGATTTTTTATTACAAATTGATTCACATACACTTTTTGAGCAAGACTGGGATGAGCAGTTAATTAGTTTATATAATCAATTAAAAGATAAATCACCAAAACCAATAATATCAACATATCCATATGGTTTTACTTTTGATGAAAACCATATTCCTCAACATAAACCTCAACTAAATAAGACAGCATTATGTCTAAAAGTCCACCCTGATACAACTCTTTCGCAAGAAAGTTGTATACTAAGATTTAGAGCAGAACATATATTTTCAAAAGAGCCTATAAATGGTTATCATTTAGCTGGTGGATTTATTTTTACAAGTGGAAAGTTCATTGATGAAGTTCCTTATGATCCATTTTTATATTTTCACGGTGAAGAACAAAGCTTAGCAATTAGAGCTTACACAAGAGGATGGGATATATATCATCCTGTACATATACCACTATATCATTTATATAAAAAAGCAAATACAGAATATACAAATCACCATTGGCATAAAGACACAGAAAAAAAGAGAGTTTTAAATTACGCTCATTTAAAACAAAGAGCTATCAAAAGATTAAATAAGATTTTTTATGGTGATGGTATGAAAGAGAGTCATTATGGGTTGGGAAATATTAGAAGCTTAGATGAATTTATTGATTTTAGTGGTATAGACTACAAAAATAAACTAATCATTAAGAAAAAATAA